In Symmachiella dynata, the following are encoded in one genomic region:
- a CDS encoding endonuclease V, producing MEIDVEIPDLPAALRALIAQIPPGRVTTYGALAAALGSDSATRWVGSFVLDPLVAAALPVHRIVRAAGELGLYYTGDAADKCLQLQSEGIEVEKDRIELSRWFFDDFQSSQPLRTLSALQEEYTKRLQLTRPAARPQTVGGVDLSYITDEKAVAGYALIDVATRKLLWSTTLTAAVAFPYIPTFLSFRELPLLLQLLDQVRREDRMPDLVFVDGNGVMHNRRMGIASMLGIAADVATVGISKKLLCGHVETDDMAHREARPVVDGEEVLGMALKSRNSSKLIYVSPGHRIDFATALEVTQSLLAGHRLPEPTHWADKLSRDEVRRISAAQS from the coding sequence ATGGAAATTGACGTTGAGATTCCCGATCTGCCGGCCGCGTTGCGGGCGTTAATTGCCCAGATTCCACCGGGCCGCGTGACCACTTATGGTGCATTGGCCGCAGCGCTGGGTAGCGATAGCGCGACCCGCTGGGTCGGTAGCTTTGTTTTGGATCCGCTGGTCGCAGCCGCATTGCCCGTGCACCGCATTGTCCGCGCCGCTGGCGAACTGGGCTTGTATTACACAGGGGATGCGGCCGACAAATGTCTCCAATTGCAATCCGAAGGCATCGAGGTCGAGAAAGATCGCATTGAATTATCACGGTGGTTTTTCGATGACTTTCAATCATCACAGCCGCTACGGACATTGAGCGCGCTGCAAGAGGAATACACCAAGCGACTGCAACTGACGCGTCCCGCAGCGCGGCCGCAAACCGTGGGCGGGGTGGACCTTTCTTACATCACGGACGAGAAGGCTGTTGCTGGATACGCGTTGATCGATGTGGCCACACGCAAACTGCTATGGTCGACCACACTGACAGCCGCGGTCGCGTTTCCGTATATCCCTACGTTTTTGTCCTTCCGGGAATTGCCGTTGTTGTTGCAGCTGTTGGATCAAGTCCGGCGGGAGGATCGCATGCCGGATCTGGTCTTTGTCGATGGCAACGGCGTCATGCACAACCGCCGCATGGGTATTGCCAGTATGTTAGGTATCGCCGCTGACGTGGCGACGGTGGGGATCAGCAAGAAATTATTGTGTGGCCACGTTGAGACGGATGATATGGCGCATCGCGAAGCGCGTCCCGTGGTGGATGGCGAAGAAGTTTTGGGGATGGCGCTCAAATCGCGCAACAGCTCGAAGTTGATTTACGTTTCCCCGGGGCATCGCATCGATTTTGCCACAGCCTTGGAAGTCACGCAAAGCCTGCTGGCCGGACATCGCCTTCCTGAACCGACCCATTGGGCCGATAAACTGAGCCGCGATGAAGTCCGCCGCATTTCCGCCGCTCAGTCGTAG
- a CDS encoding EAL domain-containing protein, translating to MTTQILPATDQELWFLEGLIDQRDRVQHIPINSVPFRIGRSAELGLCLPSPAVSKAHAEIVSVGDKLFLRDLDSTNGTFVNGHRVAGTTPIGEGDLIQFATIDFRVKREAAQSFNNTVSDSSCDLSGMLARFHNLMSSRAVVPVFQPIIAFADKSVIGYEILSRSRIDGLETPRDMFLVAERLHLAAELSTMLRWEGVRTGDQIIPATNLFINTHPCEKMTLGLLDNLRELRERFPERPLTIEIHEGAVTDLEEMQTFREAITELNIGLAYDDFGAGQTRLLDLVAVPPDYLKFDIKLIRDIHLHPQQQQMVESLVTMVRDFGIAALAEGIERPEEAEVCQQIGFDFAQGYFFGRPMLVDSVPVA from the coding sequence ATGACGACTCAAATACTACCTGCGACCGATCAAGAACTATGGTTCTTGGAAGGGCTCATCGATCAGCGCGATCGGGTGCAACATATTCCGATCAACTCGGTCCCGTTTCGCATCGGTCGCTCCGCCGAGCTGGGACTCTGCTTGCCCTCGCCCGCGGTTTCCAAAGCACATGCCGAAATTGTGTCGGTCGGAGATAAACTCTTTCTCCGAGATTTGGATAGCACCAATGGAACATTCGTCAACGGCCATCGCGTCGCTGGGACGACTCCGATTGGCGAAGGGGACTTGATCCAATTCGCTACAATCGATTTTCGAGTGAAACGCGAAGCTGCACAGAGCTTCAACAATACCGTTTCTGATTCCTCCTGCGACCTGAGTGGGATGCTGGCACGGTTTCACAACCTGATGTCGTCCCGCGCGGTCGTTCCGGTCTTTCAACCAATCATCGCATTCGCCGACAAGAGCGTCATCGGATATGAAATCTTGTCGCGGAGCCGGATTGATGGACTGGAAACACCACGTGACATGTTTCTGGTGGCCGAACGATTACATTTGGCTGCGGAATTGAGCACGATGCTACGCTGGGAAGGAGTACGAACCGGCGATCAGATCATTCCCGCGACCAACTTGTTTATTAACACACACCCGTGTGAAAAGATGACACTGGGACTGCTCGACAATCTGCGTGAGCTCCGCGAACGATTCCCCGAGCGGCCATTAACCATTGAGATTCACGAAGGAGCTGTCACGGACTTAGAGGAGATGCAGACCTTTCGGGAGGCAATCACCGAGCTAAATATTGGCTTGGCCTACGACGACTTCGGCGCTGGACAGACGCGGTTGCTCGACTTGGTTGCGGTTCCCCCCGATTACCTCAAGTTCGATATCAAACTCATTCGCGATATCCATCTCCATCCGCAACAGCAACAGATGGTCGAATCGCTGGTCACGATGGTTCGTGATTTCGGGATCGCCGCTCTGGCGGAGGGGATTGAGCGCCCCGAAGAAGCTGAAGTCTGTCAGCAAATCGGATTTGATTTCGCGCAAGGTTATTTCTTCGGCCGCCCCATGCTGGTCGACTCCGTCCCGGTTGCGTAG
- a CDS encoding CHAT domain-containing protein: protein MNGGKLIHLPRAAIFCCGLFVAIFTDGQSVMSAPPHRDIMQQAHVAYNAGRFLQAEQLFRQVYDETSEQDPQDSATRRICAEQLFEIYYRLGHYDKAVQLGVGLRTALQTAGEPSRLRSTDMRLGKCYFTLAHYRQAEDFLQQALALPVDRPLDPVLKMEGLVTLAMIADRLEEQDLADRRWQTAANFAGTILRDHREALPLRDQIVLGHNLARALRKTGQAEQSVAQLQSLLTLSATHDYVRGRQILLAELANQYEAMGDLGRAIGALKSALALKTNDGPATAMSRADLYSQYSILLNRHGQADAARQAAEQAEQLYYNIIQQAAGKGHDSLESMNAFWKLKDLLRYTQQYRQAVELVSDQPWNWSKDSLPAYHLTSERGALHAAVGSYPEARQFLTQALKTRREQNPLDLSQLPRTLNNLALVEQATGNLAEADALCEECLQLYQQYGLPEDRDLAETYNLLATNAALAANYSTAVRLYRRGIEICRKCGTKADGHRGNLLLNLAKTYKSQGQFADAIEQCEEALAIAKSSGMSSANSVSEPAVYCALATMYAAEEDFEKTREFANKTLQLCKQLNVADGPVMSTAQHCLAIVALVDKDYAQANALWQQVLQQQQQSGQHALTARSYNYLGATAQLQGDLKQAEQSYRAALHVLNDDSDTYPVMRFVSLWRLAQLRHLDGDELESRELLDEAIDIAEETRVDTYGAEQHRADFFSQFAPAFDAVFHLSLRDGDYAQALAYAERGRSRTFLDQLKSAGVDPRQGLYGTADEPLLLKEQSLKRRINHVRSQAQQMAESDANSEETQLLLAELQQAQDEYAKIWHQILDASPQYRNLLVKNLNQWSQLQRDVVRPGTMLLYYYLGRSRGYLVVIGDEMKQPEVFMLDIPVGYHVNANVVTARQRRMALSTRGLKRQRVDIPTPAGIQVTKKPLPLTRARADVLVDNYLQSLMIEGVESVRGVRRKRVKKEEDAFGPSSTAMADILLPAAVRDHIRQSKPDRLIVVPDGALHKLPLEALVLSDKPQPRYVLDEFPPISYAPSAGALAALVAQPRNDTRGAATLLTIGDPAYPLSNRSQKLLAAADPIDGDYLGMRGQVDRLPNTDAESRRVASLFDQKRVTALRGEKATEANVLAALPGQRYLHFAAHAFVDQQHGNLLGGILLTPPQTASAAEQSDGVLALNEIYTLKLNQCELAVLSACETNVGPDGTMEAGFSLARAFFKAGARRVVASHWTVEDESTSELVGEFFQEMADQSKTDQPVNYAKALQTARRRVRNNARWSHPFFWAPFVLIGPGVEDPSAPQPAIPHDGLGDLSRK from the coding sequence ATGAATGGCGGCAAATTGATTCATCTCCCGCGCGCAGCAATCTTTTGCTGCGGACTATTCGTCGCGATCTTCACTGATGGCCAGTCGGTCATGTCGGCGCCGCCTCATCGTGACATCATGCAACAGGCGCATGTGGCCTACAATGCGGGTCGTTTCCTGCAAGCCGAGCAATTGTTTCGGCAAGTCTACGACGAGACATCCGAACAAGACCCACAGGACAGTGCCACGCGCCGAATCTGTGCGGAGCAATTGTTTGAGATCTATTATCGGTTGGGGCATTACGATAAAGCTGTCCAACTGGGGGTTGGCTTGCGCACAGCTTTGCAAACAGCGGGAGAACCGAGTCGCCTGCGATCCACCGACATGCGACTGGGGAAATGCTACTTCACATTGGCGCATTACCGACAGGCAGAAGATTTCTTGCAACAAGCGCTAGCACTCCCAGTCGATCGCCCATTGGACCCGGTCCTGAAAATGGAGGGACTGGTGACGTTGGCGATGATCGCCGATCGTCTTGAAGAGCAAGACCTCGCAGACCGGCGCTGGCAGACGGCTGCAAATTTTGCAGGGACGATTCTGCGCGACCATCGCGAAGCCTTGCCGCTGAGAGACCAAATCGTCCTGGGCCACAACTTGGCTCGCGCACTTCGCAAAACGGGACAGGCCGAACAATCTGTCGCCCAGTTGCAATCGTTGCTGACATTATCCGCAACTCATGATTACGTTCGCGGCCGACAAATACTCTTGGCTGAGCTCGCAAATCAATACGAGGCGATGGGGGATCTCGGCCGTGCAATTGGTGCCCTGAAGAGCGCCTTGGCACTCAAAACCAACGACGGTCCCGCGACGGCGATGTCTCGTGCCGACCTGTATAGCCAATACTCGATTCTATTGAATCGTCATGGCCAAGCCGACGCCGCGCGACAAGCCGCCGAACAAGCGGAACAACTTTATTACAACATCATTCAACAGGCGGCCGGCAAAGGCCACGATTCGTTGGAATCGATGAATGCATTTTGGAAACTCAAAGACCTGCTGCGCTACACACAACAATACCGACAAGCAGTCGAATTGGTTTCGGATCAGCCTTGGAATTGGTCCAAGGACAGCCTACCGGCCTATCACCTCACCAGTGAGCGCGGCGCATTGCACGCCGCCGTTGGTTCCTATCCCGAAGCCCGCCAGTTTTTGACACAAGCTTTAAAAACGCGACGGGAGCAAAATCCGCTGGACCTCAGCCAGTTGCCGCGCACATTGAATAACTTAGCACTCGTTGAACAAGCAACAGGCAATCTGGCCGAGGCCGACGCGCTGTGCGAAGAGTGCCTCCAACTCTACCAGCAATACGGACTGCCGGAAGATCGTGATCTTGCTGAAACCTACAATCTGCTGGCAACCAACGCAGCCTTGGCTGCGAATTATTCCACAGCGGTTCGTCTGTACCGTCGCGGCATCGAAATCTGCCGCAAGTGCGGCACGAAAGCGGACGGCCATCGTGGAAACTTGTTGCTCAACCTGGCAAAGACCTACAAGTCCCAAGGTCAATTCGCTGACGCGATTGAGCAATGCGAAGAAGCACTCGCTATCGCCAAGTCCTCGGGCATGTCGTCTGCCAATTCTGTCAGCGAACCTGCGGTTTATTGCGCTTTGGCAACGATGTATGCCGCTGAAGAGGATTTTGAAAAGACTCGAGAATTTGCCAACAAGACGCTGCAACTCTGCAAACAGTTGAACGTCGCCGACGGCCCGGTGATGAGCACCGCTCAACACTGCCTGGCGATTGTTGCACTGGTCGATAAAGACTATGCACAGGCCAATGCACTTTGGCAACAGGTTCTGCAGCAACAACAACAATCGGGGCAGCATGCCCTTACCGCTCGGAGTTATAACTATTTGGGTGCGACGGCGCAATTGCAGGGCGATTTGAAACAAGCCGAACAGTCGTATCGCGCGGCATTGCATGTACTCAACGACGATTCCGACACCTATCCAGTCATGCGATTCGTCAGTTTGTGGAGGCTGGCGCAGCTTCGGCACTTGGACGGTGACGAATTGGAATCGCGAGAATTGCTGGACGAAGCGATCGACATTGCCGAAGAGACGCGCGTTGATACGTATGGAGCGGAACAACATCGCGCTGATTTCTTCTCGCAATTTGCCCCCGCCTTTGACGCAGTGTTTCACCTGAGCCTCCGCGACGGCGACTATGCACAAGCCTTGGCCTATGCCGAACGGGGTCGCAGTCGCACGTTTCTTGACCAACTCAAATCAGCCGGTGTCGACCCCCGCCAGGGACTGTATGGCACAGCAGATGAACCACTGTTGCTAAAAGAACAGAGCCTCAAACGCCGCATCAATCACGTTCGCTCGCAGGCGCAACAGATGGCCGAGTCGGACGCCAACAGTGAAGAGACTCAACTCCTCTTAGCTGAGTTGCAACAGGCCCAAGATGAATATGCGAAAATCTGGCACCAGATTCTCGATGCCAGTCCGCAATATCGCAATCTGCTGGTCAAAAACCTGAACCAATGGAGCCAACTGCAACGTGACGTGGTCCGCCCAGGAACAATGTTGTTGTACTACTATTTGGGCCGCAGTCGCGGCTATTTGGTGGTCATCGGCGATGAAATGAAACAACCGGAAGTCTTTATGTTGGACATCCCGGTCGGATATCACGTGAATGCAAACGTGGTCACAGCACGGCAACGGCGAATGGCGTTGTCGACGCGCGGGCTGAAACGACAGCGTGTCGATATCCCCACCCCCGCCGGGATTCAGGTCACAAAAAAACCATTGCCGTTAACCCGCGCCCGCGCAGACGTGTTGGTCGACAACTACCTGCAGTCATTAATGATCGAAGGAGTCGAGTCCGTACGTGGCGTCCGAAGAAAACGTGTTAAAAAAGAGGAAGATGCTTTCGGACCGAGTTCCACAGCCATGGCGGACATTCTATTGCCGGCAGCGGTGAGGGATCACATTCGTCAATCCAAGCCCGACCGGTTGATCGTGGTTCCGGATGGAGCGCTGCATAAACTTCCCTTGGAAGCCTTGGTACTCAGCGACAAACCACAGCCGCGGTATGTCTTGGATGAATTTCCACCGATTTCGTATGCTCCTTCCGCAGGGGCCTTGGCCGCGCTTGTAGCGCAGCCGCGTAACGACACGCGCGGTGCTGCGACATTGCTCACAATTGGCGATCCAGCCTATCCGCTTTCAAATCGTTCTCAGAAACTACTCGCTGCAGCCGACCCGATTGACGGTGACTATCTCGGCATGCGAGGCCAAGTCGACCGGTTACCGAATACCGACGCTGAAAGCCGCCGCGTCGCTAGCCTGTTCGATCAGAAACGCGTCACAGCCCTGCGGGGCGAAAAAGCGACTGAGGCCAATGTGTTGGCGGCGTTGCCGGGGCAACGTTATTTGCACTTTGCCGCGCATGCGTTCGTTGACCAACAGCACGGCAACCTGCTAGGAGGCATTTTGTTAACGCCTCCCCAGACTGCGTCCGCTGCGGAACAGTCTGATGGTGTCCTGGCGCTGAATGAAATCTATACCTTAAAGCTGAATCAATGCGAGTTAGCTGTGCTCAGTGCCTGTGAAACCAATGTCGGTCCCGATGGAACGATGGAGGCCGGGTTTAGCTTGGCACGTGCCTTTTTTAAAGCCGGTGCGCGGCGCGTGGTTGCCAGCCACTGGACGGTCGAAGATGAATCGACCTCGGAACTGGTGGGAGAATTCTTTCAAGAGATGGCCGATCAGTCCAAAACAGATCAGCCGGTGAACTATGCAAAAGCATTACAAACAGCTCGTCGCCGCGTCCGCAACAATGCCCGGTGGTCACATCCCTTCTTCTGGGCACCATTCGTACTGATTGGCCCCGGAGTGGAGGATCCGTCCGCACCGCAACCGGCGATTCCGCACGATGGTTTGGGCGACTTATCGCGAAAATAA
- a CDS encoding tandem-95 repeat protein has product MLGNIGEHLIRKLERIIGLPTDARTPRLRQIMGLGTDRCELALFRRLDFECMEGRTLLSADLGFAFGVGDNQDDVGYELDTDSAGNVYVTGEFRGTVDFDPTAGVTDLVSNGGSDVFIAKYDSDGNFLWAKSFGGTGDDTGQSISVDASGKIYVIGNFDGTVGVDFDPGVDSDIKAGGSTSDAFVLKLDAAGEYEWSNTFIGAGFISGTDLEVDAAGNVYAAGSFTGTADFDPLAGVIIPIATNGSFDAYLAKMNSDGDMVWVETFGAGRIDGISGIDLDSSGNIVTTGYYMDTVDFDTGVGTSFGISGADSFDTFVSKFDSDGTFLWVTTTQAAGQNVARDVVVDADDNIVFVGSYTGTVDFDPGVGVASLTSEGGNDIFVTKLDSSGALLWTASMGGEDEDIAYGVDVDANNNVFVVGQYQNTADFNPLGLDIFNLISTASYSAFAVKLNSAGDFQWAATSEGAGDAYAYGIAVDMNGRLLSTGSVFGTTDLDPTASTETVVSSGGSDIFLQVLFDNTPPTTSGISDVNTTEDGADEVVDLFAAFSDNENADADLTYTITGNTNAALFSGLLINGVAGTLTLQFDENAFGSSVITVRATDSDGLYVETTFTVNVAAENDDPTTSGIGDVSVAEDAADTVINLFTAFADVEDSDSTLVYSITGNTNAGLFSGINIDGGAGTLTLSYAANAFGTGLITVRATDTEGQFIETTFTVTVAPENDTPTTVGIANITVLEDSLLNHIDLFDAFADVEDADTALNYTVTNNTNPLLFSDISIDPVTGKLSVNLASNQFGTSDITIRAIDTGGEWVDTTFRITVISQNDIPVSDNDSYQLWQNSRLDTNNSVLDNDSDVESSDLQAVLVRGAAHGRVILASDGTFSYIPDAGFYGVDQFTYAASDGSALSETSTVTLSVARMPTAEGDDFAVIANTPLLVSDGGVLNNDSPADGDIGQVELVSGPAHGTVRLYANGEFLYTPDADYVGQDSFSYRVVGSDSTSAAAAVTIDVQPPPLVLNDAETGIENPFDSTNELINSSQAAAAISDAVAAQTSSQAPHLNSVTDTDESNYFVFHGSDNDLGLYSLTGGGVTDPQLVGQFTDAHSDAPLGDVDAAGGNGALVADSNNAMQLRTGSWAVPVDDDLLLNSAYFEGDESAFVFDRIIEQSSTAQNSDTVNPEDVQPGILAESDAKLVQSVPAMVPWQLPEGDESPHTGDETWITSPVPAEDSESYFGSGDELSSTHVDQSVLAVIATTIAAGHVSHRKSTQQRKAASKHRFSPPLNENPKS; this is encoded by the coding sequence ATGTTGGGAAACATCGGCGAACATCTTATCCGCAAGCTGGAACGCATTATCGGGCTACCAACCGATGCGCGAACTCCGCGCCTGCGGCAAATCATGGGACTGGGTACGGATCGGTGCGAACTTGCGCTATTTCGGCGGTTAGATTTTGAATGCATGGAAGGACGGACGCTCCTGTCTGCCGACCTAGGATTTGCCTTTGGAGTTGGCGATAACCAGGACGATGTTGGTTATGAGTTGGATACCGATAGCGCAGGGAACGTCTATGTCACGGGTGAGTTTCGCGGGACTGTTGATTTTGATCCGACGGCCGGTGTGACAGACTTGGTGAGCAACGGAGGCAGCGACGTCTTCATTGCAAAGTACGACTCTGATGGAAACTTTCTGTGGGCCAAAAGTTTTGGCGGGACGGGAGACGACACCGGGCAGAGTATTTCGGTCGATGCTAGCGGCAAGATTTATGTCATTGGAAACTTCGATGGTACAGTCGGCGTGGATTTCGATCCCGGCGTTGATTCGGACATCAAGGCTGGAGGCAGTACCTCCGATGCATTCGTCCTCAAACTAGATGCTGCCGGCGAATACGAATGGAGCAATACCTTCATCGGCGCCGGATTCATTTCCGGAACAGACCTCGAAGTCGACGCTGCCGGCAACGTTTATGCCGCCGGCTCATTCACCGGGACAGCGGACTTCGACCCGCTTGCTGGGGTCATCATACCAATCGCCACGAACGGTTCTTTCGATGCGTATCTCGCAAAAATGAACAGTGACGGCGATATGGTCTGGGTCGAAACATTCGGTGCCGGCCGCATTGACGGGATTTCAGGAATCGACTTGGATTCGTCAGGCAATATCGTGACGACCGGTTACTACATGGATACTGTCGACTTCGATACGGGAGTCGGTACGTCCTTCGGAATCAGCGGTGCCGATAGCTTCGATACGTTTGTCTCTAAGTTTGACTCGGATGGTACGTTTTTGTGGGTCACCACCACTCAAGCAGCGGGTCAGAATGTTGCGCGCGACGTGGTTGTCGATGCGGATGACAATATTGTGTTTGTCGGCAGCTACACAGGCACGGTTGACTTTGATCCCGGTGTGGGTGTGGCCTCGTTAACCAGCGAAGGCGGCAACGATATATTTGTCACCAAACTGGATTCCTCCGGAGCGCTGCTTTGGACCGCCAGCATGGGGGGAGAGGACGAAGATATCGCCTACGGTGTGGATGTCGATGCTAATAACAACGTCTTTGTCGTTGGACAATATCAAAACACAGCCGACTTCAACCCCTTGGGGCTCGATATTTTCAACCTGATTTCAACGGCTTCCTATTCCGCTTTTGCCGTAAAACTAAATTCGGCAGGTGACTTTCAATGGGCAGCCACCTCCGAAGGAGCGGGCGACGCTTATGCTTATGGCATCGCCGTTGACATGAACGGTCGGCTGTTGAGTACCGGTTCGGTCTTTGGCACGACGGACCTAGATCCCACCGCCTCAACGGAGACGGTCGTTTCCTCGGGCGGTTCGGACATCTTTCTTCAAGTTCTATTTGATAATACACCACCGACAACGTCTGGAATCAGCGACGTCAACACCACCGAAGACGGCGCCGACGAGGTGGTCGACCTCTTCGCCGCCTTCAGTGATAATGAAAACGCGGATGCCGATCTAACATACACCATTACGGGCAATACGAACGCCGCGCTCTTTTCGGGTCTCCTCATCAATGGTGTAGCCGGCACATTGACGCTCCAGTTCGATGAAAATGCCTTCGGCAGTTCGGTCATTACTGTCCGAGCCACCGATAGCGACGGCCTCTATGTGGAAACGACATTTACGGTGAACGTTGCCGCGGAAAATGATGATCCGACAACGTCTGGGATCGGCGATGTCTCTGTTGCAGAAGACGCAGCCGATACGGTGATCAATCTGTTCACCGCATTTGCCGATGTTGAGGATTCCGACTCAACTTTGGTCTACTCGATCACCGGCAACACAAACGCCGGTTTGTTTTCCGGCATCAACATTGATGGGGGCGCGGGCACTCTCACGTTGTCCTATGCGGCCAACGCATTCGGAACAGGCTTGATCACCGTAAGAGCGACCGACACGGAAGGTCAGTTTATTGAGACCACATTCACGGTGACTGTCGCTCCTGAGAATGACACACCGACCACAGTCGGAATTGCGAATATTACCGTCCTTGAGGACTCTCTCCTCAACCACATCGATTTGTTTGACGCGTTTGCCGATGTGGAGGATGCGGATACGGCGCTGAATTATACAGTGACCAACAATACCAACCCCCTGCTCTTCTCCGACATCTCCATTGACCCGGTGACGGGAAAATTGTCGGTGAATTTAGCCTCGAATCAATTCGGGACGTCGGATATCACCATTCGTGCAATCGATACCGGCGGGGAATGGGTGGATACGACATTCAGGATCACCGTGATATCACAAAATGACATTCCGGTTTCCGACAATGACTCATATCAGCTGTGGCAGAACAGTCGATTGGACACCAACAATAGCGTGCTCGACAACGACTCAGACGTAGAGTCGTCCGATCTGCAAGCGGTATTGGTCCGAGGAGCGGCGCATGGTCGCGTGATTTTGGCATCCGATGGGACGTTCTCGTATATACCCGATGCGGGTTTTTACGGCGTTGATCAATTCACCTACGCGGCCAGCGATGGGAGTGCGCTTTCGGAGACATCGACAGTAACCTTGTCAGTAGCCCGAATGCCGACAGCCGAGGGTGATGACTTTGCGGTCATTGCAAATACACCATTGTTGGTCAGCGACGGCGGCGTGTTGAACAATGACAGCCCCGCAGATGGAGACATTGGGCAGGTGGAACTTGTCTCCGGACCGGCACATGGAACGGTCAGATTGTACGCCAATGGGGAGTTTCTCTACACACCCGATGCCGACTATGTCGGTCAAGACAGCTTCAGCTACAGAGTTGTCGGGTCGGACTCCACCTCGGCAGCGGCCGCGGTCACGATTGATGTCCAACCGCCACCACTGGTATTGAATGACGCTGAGACAGGTATCGAGAATCCTTTTGACTCGACGAATGAACTCATCAATTCTTCGCAGGCAGCGGCCGCTATTTCAGACGCGGTCGCGGCCCAAACGTCTTCGCAAGCTCCGCATTTGAATTCTGTGACCGACACAGATGAATCGAATTATTTCGTATTTCACGGATCGGATAACGACCTCGGCCTGTACTCTCTCACTGGCGGTGGGGTAACTGATCCGCAACTAGTCGGACAATTTACGGACGCGCATTCTGATGCACCTCTGGGCGACGTAGATGCCGCTGGTGGGAACGGCGCGTTGGTGGCTGATAGTAATAACGCGATGCAGCTTCGGACTGGAAGTTGGGCGGTGCCTGTCGACGATGACCTGTTGCTGAACTCCGCCTATTTTGAAGGGGATGAAAGCGCTTTTGTCTTTGACCGGATTATCGAACAAAGCTCCACAGCCCAGAATTCCGACACGGTGAATCCAGAGGATGTTCAGCCCGGCATCTTGGCCGAAAGCGATGCCAAATTGGTGCAATCTGTTCCCGCCATGGTCCCCTGGCAGCTGCCGGAAGGAGACGAATCACCGCATACAGGCGACGAAACGTGGATCACCTCCCCAGTGCCTGCGGAAGACTCGGAGTCCTATTTTGGTTCCGGCGATGAACTCAGCTCGACACATGTCGACCAATCCGTGCTGGCGGTCATCGCCACAACAATCGCCGCCGGACATGTTTCCCATCGGAAAAGTACGCAGCAGCGCAAAGCAGCGAGTAAACACAGGTTTTCTCCCCCCCTCAACGAGAATCCCAAGTCATGA
- a CDS encoding DUF4384 domain-containing protein — protein MIRYFVTLWIVVISAGSALSAFADDSSPNTAAPRRQVDSDGKVIGESLSTTGLKRITSLRYSIILRNEDGSESAVDEAKHTFQLGQEFRLVVEADTELFLYVFHESNNGLRSFLVPDRHDSAGYVPRLEPGKPLTIPQDGYFEVTPPLGIERLMVFATPEKRPELTSTEAFTEPAQLTESQRSQLKKQQDRVFNTAMNVNPGKGRPQRRDLSGPRIRLRGMSWQPKTKPGHTGKTVVVGSYDDKVKPDLFLSIPLSSRE, from the coding sequence ATGATTCGCTACTTTGTCACACTGTGGATTGTTGTAATTAGTGCTGGATCCGCCCTCAGCGCATTCGCTGATGACAGTTCACCCAACACAGCTGCGCCGCGCCGCCAAGTCGACAGCGATGGCAAGGTCATCGGCGAAAGTCTATCGACAACGGGCCTGAAGCGGATCACATCTTTGCGATATTCGATCATACTCCGCAACGAGGATGGCAGCGAATCGGCCGTCGACGAAGCGAAACACACCTTCCAATTAGGGCAGGAGTTTCGCTTGGTTGTCGAAGCCGATACGGAATTGTTTCTGTACGTGTTTCATGAATCAAACAACGGGCTGCGGAGTTTTTTGGTGCCCGACCGGCATGATTCAGCTGGATATGTTCCACGTTTGGAGCCGGGCAAGCCGCTGACGATTCCGCAAGATGGCTATTTTGAAGTCACGCCCCCACTGGGGATTGAACGCCTGATGGTCTTCGCGACACCTGAAAAACGGCCGGAGCTGACGTCCACCGAAGCTTTCACCGAACCGGCACAATTGACCGAAAGCCAACGCTCGCAGCTGAAGAAACAGCAAGACCGCGTTTTTAACACGGCCATGAATGTGAACCCAGGAAAGGGCCGGCCGCAGCGGCGGGACCTGAGCGGACCGCGGATTCGATTGCGAGGTATGTCCTGGCAACCCAAAACCAAACCGGGCCATACCGGCAAGACGGTGGTCGTCGGTTCCTACGATGACAAAGTGAAACCCGACCTGTTTTTGTCGATTCCCTTGTCGAGTCGCGAATGA